A window of the Aspergillus flavus chromosome 6, complete sequence genome harbors these coding sequences:
- a CDS encoding uncharacterized protein (expressed protein) yields the protein MPLAVWQTRREQINTVMPSFQMLNSTIQSLRNTCLSSSSIRSKSPLHLHISSDNMPNILQNGQWLRPGQNIKSEDGRSGLTMQEDGKIDVYHDGRCVWQNTREQRYDIQGIHMQEDGDLVM from the coding sequence ATGCCACTGGCCGTTTGGCAGACGAGAAGAGAACAGATAAACACCGTCATGCCCTCGTTTCAAATGCTAAACTCAACCATCCAGTCTCTCAGAAACACctgtttatcttcttcctcaataCGTTCAAAAtctcccctccaccttcACATATCCTCAGACAACATGCCAAACATTCTCCAGAACGGCCAATGGCTCAGGCCTGGCCAGAACATCAAAAGTGAGGATGGCCGGAGCGGGCTCACGATGCAGGAGGACGGCAAGATCGACGTGTACCATGACGGCAGATGTGTTTGGCAAAACACTCGCGAACAGCGCTACGACATTCAAGGTATCCATATGCAAGAGGACGGAGACCTCGTCATGTAG
- a CDS encoding bulb-type lectin domain-containing protein has translation MSLYSSYILYPGDWVEVGHNLKSKDGTVEFGVQTDGRLILSHSGQCVFQTEQRNDIKGLKMKRDGNLCLYTKRGKPIWQTDTAYPIGDHSVCCFVQDDGNVVLYRGENAIWSSRTPRDPGHVCSGSCRP, from the exons ATGTCTCTCTATTCGTCGTACATTCTCTATCCCGGTGACTGGGTTGAAGTAGGCCACAATCTGAAAAGCAAAGACGGTACGGTTGAGTTCGGTGTGCAGACCGATGGCAGGCTCATCCTCTCTCACTCGGGTCAATGTGTATTTCAGACCGAGCAGCGCAATGACATCAAGGGCCTTAAGATGAAAAGGGATGGCAACCTTTGTCTGTA TACCAAGCGTGGCAAGCCCATCTGGCAGACTGACACCGCTTATCCTATTGGGGACCACAGCGTGTGCTGCTTCGTGCAGGATGATGGTAACGTCGTTCTCTACAGGGGTGAAAACGCCATTTGGTCTTCCCGCACCCCAAGAGATCCTGGCCATGTTTGCTCTGGGAGTTGCAGGCCATAG